One stretch of Miscanthus floridulus cultivar M001 chromosome 18, ASM1932011v1, whole genome shotgun sequence DNA includes these proteins:
- the LOC136519864 gene encoding stromal processing peptidase, chloroplastic-like isoform X7, with the protein MASAPFPPVAASAASVPPRLAPRHPFAAAAAARRPVLPLRSSAVVAANTLRCTHRRAVSPRSRRRAQGLGAASALAESVWGVGEGKGACLSCFPKSRRGRSGLARFAPCALPHASGLSFRSRLSGSKVRPSHILRAAGPDEPHVASPTWSDTSLDTSDMDHAISKEELEDVLNTPLPEHPKLIRGQLKNGLRYLILPNKVPANRFEAHMEVHVGSIDEEEDEQGIAHMIEHVAFLGSKKREKLLGTGARSNAYTDFHHTVFHIHSPTKTKFVLYFQEYGEDLLPSVLDALNEIAFHPKFSSSRVEKERRAILSELQMMNTIEYRVDCQLLQHLHSENKLSNRFPIGLEEQIHKWDPDKIRRFHERRYYPANATLYLVGEIDDIPRAVREIGAVFEHTHSENEGNLLPSSSPFGAMASLFAPKLPGGFAANLSGEKSPATDKIKPVKRERQAVRPPVEHKWSLPGVAQDAKPPAIFQHELIQSFSINMFCKIPVSKVQTYKDLRSVLMKRIFLSALHFRINTRYKSSNPPFTSVELDHSDSGREGCTVTTLTVTAEPQNWKSAIKVAVHEQHFFVLFQVRRLKEFGVTMGEMTRYMDALIKDSEQLAMMIDSVPSVDNLDFIMESDALGHTVMDQLQGHESLLAVAETVTLEEVNTVGAEVLEFISDFGKPNAPLPAAIVACVPRMVHVDGVGETEFEIYPEEITEAIKAGLEEPIYPEPELEVPKELITQLELDELKSQHKPSFVPLTKEENAVKVFDSETGIAQRRLSNGISVNYKITQNEARVGVMRLIVGGGRATEDSESKGSVIVGVRTLSEGGCVGNFSREQVELFCVNNLINCSLESNEEFIFMEFRFALRDNGMRAAFQLLHMVLEHNVWLEDAFDRATQLYLSYYRSIPKSLERSTAHKLMLAMLNHDERFVEPSPHSLQKLTLQSVKDAVMNQFVGGNMEVSIVGDFTEEEVESCVLDYLGTVRAASSPNTEERIEKISFRPFPSDVHFQEVYIKDTDERACAYIAGPAPNRWGFATEGNDLFNVIQRSDADAEISEPVNLDLTGKRRIDVRSHPLFFGITLSLLAEIINSRLFTTVRDSMGLTYDVSFELNLFDKLDLGWYVIAVTSTPSKVHKAVDACKGVLRGLHSSRIVERELDRDVSCIKELTTLYESATIEDLYLAYEHLKVDDSSLFACIGIAGAESGEDTNDEEPDMDLHGMAPMGGRGVSTMTRPTT; encoded by the exons ATGGCATCGGCCCCCTTCCCGCCCGTCGCGGCGTCGGCGGCCTCCGTGCCGCCGCGCCTGGCCCCGCGCCAccccttcgccgccgccgccgccgcgcgccggcCCGTTCTCCCGCTCCGCTCCTCCGCCGTCGTCGCGGCTAACACCCTCCGCTGCACGCACCGCCGCGCCGTCTCGCCCAG GTCGAGGAGACGCGCACAGGGGCTCGGCGCGGCGTCCGCGTTGGCTGAGTCGGTCTGGGGCGTCGGCGAGGGGAAGGGCGCTTGTCTCTCGTGCTTCCCCAAGAGCAGGCGGGGCAGGTCGGGGCTCGCGAGGTTCGCGCCGTGCGCGCTCCCGCACGCCTCGGGACTATCGTTTCGCAGCCGGTTGAGCGGGTCCAAG GTCAGGCCTAGCCATATATTGCGCGCCGCTGGACCTGATGAACCACATGTTGCAAGTCCAACATGGTCTGACACTTCCCTTGATACATCTGACATGGATCATGCTATTAGTAAGGAGGAGCTTGAAGATGTTCTCAACACTCCGCTTCCTGAGCATCCAAAACTAATTCGTGGCCAATTGAAGAATGGCCTTCGGTATCTTATTTTGCCAAATAAAGTTCCAGCAAACAG GTTTGAGGCTCACATGGAAGTTCACGTTGGATCAattgatgaggaggaggacgagcaGGGAATTGCACATATGATTGAACATGTTGCGTTTCTTGGCAGTAAAAAACGTGAAAAGCTTTTGGGGACCGGTGCGAGGTCTAATGCATATACAGACTTCCACCATACGGTGTTTCATATCCACTCTCCAACTAAAACAAAG TTTGTCCTTTATTTTCAGGAATATGGTGAAGACTTACTCCCTTCTGTGTTGGATGCATTGAATGAG ATAGCTTTTCATCCAAAGTTTTCTTCATCTCGTGTTGAGAAGGAGAGAAGAGCAATTCTTTCTGAGCTCCAGATGATGAACACAATAGAGTATCGCGTTGATTGCCAG TTGTTGCAACATCTGCACTCAGAAAACAAACtgagcaacagatttcctattggACTTGAAGAGCAAATACATAAATGGGACCCAGATAAGATCCGCAGATTTCACGAGCGCCGGTACTATCCTGCTAATGCCACTTTATATCTGGTGGGGGAAATTGATGATATTCCTAGAGCTGTGCGGGAAATAGGG GCTGTATTTGAACACACTCATTCAGAAAATGAAGGAAACCTTTTACCGAGCTCTAGTCCATTTGGTGCTATGGCAAGCCTTTTTGCACCAAAGCTCCCAGGTGGCTTTGCTGCAAACCTATCTGGTGAAAAATCACCTGCCACAGATAAAATAAAGCCTGTAAAAAGGGAAAGACAAGCAGTTAGACCACCTGTAGAGCATAAGTGGTCCCTTCCTGGTGTTGCTCAGGATGCCAAACCCCCAGCAATTTTTCAGCACGAGTTGATTCAGAGTTTCTCTATCAACATGTTCTGCAAG ATACCTGTTAGCAAAGTTCAGACCTACAAGGACCTGCGTAGTGTACTTATGAAAAGGATATTTTTGTCTGCCCTACATTTTCGAATCAATACAAGATACAAG AGCTCAAACCCTCCTTTTACGTCAGTTGAGCTGGACCACAGTGACTCTGGAAGGGAAGGGTGCACGGTCACTACTCTTACAGTAACTGCTGAACCCCAAAATTGGAAAAGTGCAATCAAAGTTGCTGTTCACGAG CAACATTTCTTTGTGCTATTTCAGGTGCGAAGACTGAAAGAATTTGGTGTTACAATGGGAGAAATGACCCGTTACATGGACGCGCTAATAAAAGATAGTGAGCAGTTGGCTATGATGATTGACAGTGTTCCCTCAGTCGACAACTTGGACTTCATCATGGAGAGTGATGCACTTGGCCACACTGTCATGGATCAATTGCAGGGACATGAAAGTTTGCTTGCAGTTGCTGAAACTGTCACCCTTGAAGAG GTCAATACTGTTGGCGCGGAAGTACTGGAATTCATTTCGGATTTTGGAAAACCCAATGCACCCCTTCCTGCTGCTATTGTGGCATGTGTCCCTAGAATGGTGCATGTTGATGGCGTAGGTGAAACTGAATTTGAGATATATCCAGAAGAAATCACAGAGGCCATCAAGGCAGGTCTTGAGGAACCTATTTACCCAGAGCCTGAG CTTGAGGTGCCAAAGGAATTGATCACCCAATTAGAGCTTGATGAACTGAAATCGCAACACAAACCTTCATTTGTTCCTTTAACCAAAGAGGAGAATGCGGTGAAAGTGTTTGACAGTGAAACTGGTATAGCACAACGCCGTCTTTCTAATGGAATTTCCGTCAACTACAAG ATCACACAAAATGAAGCAAGGGTTGGTGTCATGCGGCTCATAGTAGGTGGAGGGAGAGCAACAGAAGATTCTGAATCAAAGGGATCTGTCATTGTTGGTGTTCGTACCCTGAGTGAAGGTGGTTGTGTTGGTAACTTTTCTAGGGAACAG GTTGAACTTTTCTGCGTGAATAATCTTATCAACTGCTCACTGGAATCAAACGAGGAATTCATATTTATGGAATTTAGATTTGCTTTAAGAGACAATGGCATGCGTGCTGCTTTCCAACTCCTCCATATGGTCCTTGAG CATAATGTGTGGCTAGAAGATGCATTCGATAGAGCAACTCAGTTATATCTGTCTTACTATCGCTCTATCCCCAAAAGTTTGGAACGTTCTACAGCTCATAAGCTTATGTTAGCCATGCTAAACCATGATGAAAGGTTTGTAGAGCCGTCACCACATTCGTTGCAGAAGTTGACTCTTCAGTCAGTTAAAGATGCTGTCATGAACCAGTTTGTGGGTGGCAACATGGAG GTCAGCATTGTTGGTGATTTCACTGAGGAAGAAGTAGAATCTTGTGTTCTTGATTATCTTGGGACTGTGAGGGCTGCAAGTTCTCCAAACACAGAGGAGCGTATTGAAAAGATTTCCTTCCGACCGTTTCCATCAGATGTTCATTTCCAGGAA GTATACATAAAGGACACAGATGAGAGAGCCTGTGCGTATATTGCAGGCCCTGCTCCTAACCGTTGGGGATTCGCTACTGAAGGAAATGACCTATTTAATGTTATTCAGAGATCTGATGCTGATG CAGAAATATCCGAACCAGTAAACTTGGATCTAACAGGGAAGAGACGCATCGATGTTCGCAGCCACCCTCTTTTCTTTGGCATCACTTTGAGTCTGCTTGCTGAAATTATCAATTCTAG GTTATTTACTACAGTACGAGATTCAATGGGATTAACATATGATGTTTCTTTTGAATTAAACCTTTTTGACAAATTGGATCTTGGTTGGTATGTGATCGCGGTCACTTCAACTCCAAGCAAG GTCCATAAAGCTGTTGATGCTTGCAAAGGTGTTCTGAGAGGATTACATAGTAGCCGAATTGTGGAAAGGGAGCTCGACCGG GATGTATCATGCATCAAGGAATTGACGACGTTATATGAAAGTGCCACGATTGAGGATCTGTATCTTGCATATGAGCATCTGAAAGTTGACGATTCTTCTTTGTTTGCATGCATTGGGATTGCTGGCGCTGAATCCGGTGAAGATACAAATG ATGAGGAGCCTGATATGGATCTTCATGGCATGGCTCCCATGGGAGGCCGGGGGGTTTCAACAATGACCAGACCAACCACATGA
- the LOC136519864 gene encoding stromal processing peptidase, chloroplastic-like isoform X8 codes for MEVHVGSIDEEEDEQGIAHMIEHVAFLGSKKREKLLGTGARSNAYTDFHHTVFHIHSPTKTKFVLYFQEYGEDLLPSVLDALNEIAFHPKFSSSRVEKERRAILSELQMMNTIEYRVDCQLLQHLHSENKLSNRFPIGLEEQIHKWDPDKIRRFHERRYYPANATLYLVGEIDDIPRAVREIGAVFEHTHSENEGNLLPSSSPFGAMASLFAPKLPGGFAANLSGEKSPATDKIKPVKRERQAVRPPVEHKWSLPGVAQDAKPPAIFQHELIQSFSINMFCKIPVSKVQTYKDLRSVLMKRIFLSALHFRINTRYKSSNPPFTSVELDHSDSGREGCTVTTLTVTAEPQNWKSAIKVAVHEQHFFVLFQVRRLKEFGVTMGEMTRYMDALIKDSEQLAMMIDSVPSVDNLDFIMESDALGHTVMDQLQGHESLLAVAETVTLEEVNTVGAEVLEFISDFGKPNAPLPAAIVACVPRMVHVDGVGETEFEIYPEEITEAIKAGLEEPIYPEPELEVPKELITQLELDELKSQHKPSFVPLTKEENAVKVFDSETGIAQRRLSNGISVNYKITQNEARVGVMRLIVGGGRATEDSESKGSVIVGVRTLSEGGCVGNFSREQVELFCVNNLINCSLESNEEFIFMEFRFALRDNGMRAAFQLLHMVLEHNVWLEDAFDRATQLYLSYYRSIPKSLERSTAHKLMLAMLNHDERFVEPSPHSLQKLTLQSVKDAVMNQFVGGNMEVSIVGDFTEEEVESCVLDYLGTVRAASSPNTEERIEKISFRPFPSDVHFQEVYIKDTDERACAYIAGPAPNRWGFATEGNDLFNVIQRSDADAEISEPVNLDLTGKRRIDVRSHPLFFGITLSLLAEIINSRLFTTVRDSMGLTYDVSFELNLFDKLDLGWYVIAVTSTPSKVHKAVDACKGVLRGLHSSRIVERELDRAKRTLLMKHEAETKTNAYWLGLLAHLQSSSVPRKDVSCIKELTTLYESATIEDLYLAYEHLKVDDSSLFACIGIAGAESGEDTNDEEPDMDLHGMAPMGGRGVSTMTRPTT; via the exons ATGGAAGTTCACGTTGGATCAattgatgaggaggaggacgagcaGGGAATTGCACATATGATTGAACATGTTGCGTTTCTTGGCAGTAAAAAACGTGAAAAGCTTTTGGGGACCGGTGCGAGGTCTAATGCATATACAGACTTCCACCATACGGTGTTTCATATCCACTCTCCAACTAAAACAAAG TTTGTCCTTTATTTTCAGGAATATGGTGAAGACTTACTCCCTTCTGTGTTGGATGCATTGAATGAG ATAGCTTTTCATCCAAAGTTTTCTTCATCTCGTGTTGAGAAGGAGAGAAGAGCAATTCTTTCTGAGCTCCAGATGATGAACACAATAGAGTATCGCGTTGATTGCCAG TTGTTGCAACATCTGCACTCAGAAAACAAACtgagcaacagatttcctattggACTTGAAGAGCAAATACATAAATGGGACCCAGATAAGATCCGCAGATTTCACGAGCGCCGGTACTATCCTGCTAATGCCACTTTATATCTGGTGGGGGAAATTGATGATATTCCTAGAGCTGTGCGGGAAATAGGG GCTGTATTTGAACACACTCATTCAGAAAATGAAGGAAACCTTTTACCGAGCTCTAGTCCATTTGGTGCTATGGCAAGCCTTTTTGCACCAAAGCTCCCAGGTGGCTTTGCTGCAAACCTATCTGGTGAAAAATCACCTGCCACAGATAAAATAAAGCCTGTAAAAAGGGAAAGACAAGCAGTTAGACCACCTGTAGAGCATAAGTGGTCCCTTCCTGGTGTTGCTCAGGATGCCAAACCCCCAGCAATTTTTCAGCACGAGTTGATTCAGAGTTTCTCTATCAACATGTTCTGCAAG ATACCTGTTAGCAAAGTTCAGACCTACAAGGACCTGCGTAGTGTACTTATGAAAAGGATATTTTTGTCTGCCCTACATTTTCGAATCAATACAAGATACAAG AGCTCAAACCCTCCTTTTACGTCAGTTGAGCTGGACCACAGTGACTCTGGAAGGGAAGGGTGCACGGTCACTACTCTTACAGTAACTGCTGAACCCCAAAATTGGAAAAGTGCAATCAAAGTTGCTGTTCACGAG CAACATTTCTTTGTGCTATTTCAGGTGCGAAGACTGAAAGAATTTGGTGTTACAATGGGAGAAATGACCCGTTACATGGACGCGCTAATAAAAGATAGTGAGCAGTTGGCTATGATGATTGACAGTGTTCCCTCAGTCGACAACTTGGACTTCATCATGGAGAGTGATGCACTTGGCCACACTGTCATGGATCAATTGCAGGGACATGAAAGTTTGCTTGCAGTTGCTGAAACTGTCACCCTTGAAGAG GTCAATACTGTTGGCGCGGAAGTACTGGAATTCATTTCGGATTTTGGAAAACCCAATGCACCCCTTCCTGCTGCTATTGTGGCATGTGTCCCTAGAATGGTGCATGTTGATGGCGTAGGTGAAACTGAATTTGAGATATATCCAGAAGAAATCACAGAGGCCATCAAGGCAGGTCTTGAGGAACCTATTTACCCAGAGCCTGAG CTTGAGGTGCCAAAGGAATTGATCACCCAATTAGAGCTTGATGAACTGAAATCGCAACACAAACCTTCATTTGTTCCTTTAACCAAAGAGGAGAATGCGGTGAAAGTGTTTGACAGTGAAACTGGTATAGCACAACGCCGTCTTTCTAATGGAATTTCCGTCAACTACAAG ATCACACAAAATGAAGCAAGGGTTGGTGTCATGCGGCTCATAGTAGGTGGAGGGAGAGCAACAGAAGATTCTGAATCAAAGGGATCTGTCATTGTTGGTGTTCGTACCCTGAGTGAAGGTGGTTGTGTTGGTAACTTTTCTAGGGAACAG GTTGAACTTTTCTGCGTGAATAATCTTATCAACTGCTCACTGGAATCAAACGAGGAATTCATATTTATGGAATTTAGATTTGCTTTAAGAGACAATGGCATGCGTGCTGCTTTCCAACTCCTCCATATGGTCCTTGAG CATAATGTGTGGCTAGAAGATGCATTCGATAGAGCAACTCAGTTATATCTGTCTTACTATCGCTCTATCCCCAAAAGTTTGGAACGTTCTACAGCTCATAAGCTTATGTTAGCCATGCTAAACCATGATGAAAGGTTTGTAGAGCCGTCACCACATTCGTTGCAGAAGTTGACTCTTCAGTCAGTTAAAGATGCTGTCATGAACCAGTTTGTGGGTGGCAACATGGAG GTCAGCATTGTTGGTGATTTCACTGAGGAAGAAGTAGAATCTTGTGTTCTTGATTATCTTGGGACTGTGAGGGCTGCAAGTTCTCCAAACACAGAGGAGCGTATTGAAAAGATTTCCTTCCGACCGTTTCCATCAGATGTTCATTTCCAGGAA GTATACATAAAGGACACAGATGAGAGAGCCTGTGCGTATATTGCAGGCCCTGCTCCTAACCGTTGGGGATTCGCTACTGAAGGAAATGACCTATTTAATGTTATTCAGAGATCTGATGCTGATG CAGAAATATCCGAACCAGTAAACTTGGATCTAACAGGGAAGAGACGCATCGATGTTCGCAGCCACCCTCTTTTCTTTGGCATCACTTTGAGTCTGCTTGCTGAAATTATCAATTCTAG GTTATTTACTACAGTACGAGATTCAATGGGATTAACATATGATGTTTCTTTTGAATTAAACCTTTTTGACAAATTGGATCTTGGTTGGTATGTGATCGCGGTCACTTCAACTCCAAGCAAG GTCCATAAAGCTGTTGATGCTTGCAAAGGTGTTCTGAGAGGATTACATAGTAGCCGAATTGTGGAAAGGGAGCTCGACCGG GCAAAGAGGACGCTGTTGATGAAACATGAGGCTGAGACGAAGACAAATGCCTACTGGCTTGGTTTGCTAGCCCATCTACAGTCTTCGTCTGTACCAAGAAAG GATGTATCATGCATCAAGGAATTGACGACGTTATATGAAAGTGCCACGATTGAGGATCTGTATCTTGCATATGAGCATCTGAAAGTTGACGATTCTTCTTTGTTTGCATGCATTGGGATTGCTGGCGCTGAATCCGGTGAAGATACAAATG ATGAGGAGCCTGATATGGATCTTCATGGCATGGCTCCCATGGGAGGCCGGGGGGTTTCAACAATGACCAGACCAACCACATGA